The following proteins are co-located in the Acropora palmata chromosome 11, jaAcrPala1.3, whole genome shotgun sequence genome:
- the LOC141898014 gene encoding rho guanine nucleotide exchange factor 39-like, protein MSTINNGVGSPFRPKLHNAKKFLSLQISQTSQAISTEFNNMLRNQTNARKRKKVINEIFATEKTYQDHLHAVTSLFLAPLQVACILPQTALNTIFSNIEAIQAVNRELLSHMETLGVGDAFLAMAPFIKLYGSYANNFAKAQAELQEWEKKSTEFSTFKKAQEMREECKGLNLGSLLITPVQRVPRYKLLLESLLNKTPREHPDFEKLQAATVEINKVAHHINENIRQRENFQKMLSIQKSLTGVGAPKVLAPGRFFIREGPLLKVCGRGSQERMFFLFSDILIYAKKNGSTDKEQSSYLCRRVLPLIDCEVEQVLGGSTEAQETSDAGALFKITCYDKSLLLYSKSNMEALNWFTCITDAISNVRTCRASLRKPKREHYELPKRSGTPLTRSAARKSRLGFSFLRQDSAMDCSNPPACIMTDTLYPMRKELLDKPYPTTPGIEGSNSKTRRPFVRATVQATTNRRSRSKETVINSPWIKNETNTVSSVGSATDAASLTVNEGASGSQETENKGAEQRVMDTWSQKRKLSFKENIEMDIFSPEEAKKRCFKQKVEVPCVQAVESPLSNVCDQAKFTPAKLKTTQYVKDEDLVQPSCAVM, encoded by the exons TGCACAATGCCAAAAAGTTCCTATCTCTTCAAATTTCACAAACAAGTCAGGCAATTTCAACAGAATTCAACAATATGCTTCGCAACCAAACCAACGCtaggaagaggaagaaagtAATTAATGAGATTTTTGCTACTGAAAAGACTTATCAAGACCACCTTCATGCTGTGACTTCT CTGTTTCTTGCACCACTGCAAGTCGCATGCATTCTTCCACAAACTGCACTGAACACAATCTTCTCAAACATTGAGGCCATCCAAGCAGTCAACAGAGAGCTCTTGAGTCATATGGAAACCTTGGGTGTTGGTGATGCCTTCTTAGCAATGGCACCTTTTATCAAACTTTACGGGAGCTATGCtaacaattttgcaaaggcccAAGCTGAATTACag GAGTGGGAGAAGAAGAGTACAGAGTTTTCAACTTTCAAGAAGGCACAAGAAATGCGTGAAGAATGCAAGGGATTAAATTTAGGTTCTCTGTTAATAACACCAGTGCAAAGAGTTCCAAG GTACAAGTTGCTGCTTGAAAGTCTTTTGAACAAAACACCAAGGGAACATccagattttgaaaaattgcaaG CGGCAACTGTGGAAATTAACAAAGTGGCACATCACATTAACGAGAACATTCGGCAACGTGAGAATTTTCAGAAAATGCTATCAATTCAGAAATCTCTGACAGGAGTTGGTGCTCCAAAAGTCTTAGCTCCAG gTCGGTTTTTCATTAGAGAAGGGCCTTTATTAAAG GTTTGCGGTCGTGGATCACAGGAGAGaatgttctttttattttcgGATATTCTGATTTACGCAAAGAAAAATGGTTCAACCGATAAAGAACAAAG TTCATACTTGTGCCGCCGAGTGTTACCGCTGATCGATTGTGAAGTGGAGCAAGTGCTAGGCGGCTCAACAGAGGCCCAGGAAACCTCAGATGCTGGAGCACTGTTCAAG ATAACTTGTTATGACAAATCCTTGCTATTGTATTCCAAGTCTAACATGGAAGCGCTGAACTGGTTTACTTGTATCACGGATGCTATCAG CAATGTAAGAACTTGCAGGGCGTCTCTGAGAAAACCTAAAAGGGAACATTATGAACTGCCAAAGAGATCTGGAACCCCGCTGACAAGATCTGCAGCAAGGAAATCTCGGCTGGGATTTAGCTTTTTAAGACAG GATTCAGCAATGGATTGCTCAAATCCTCCAGCCTGCATCATGACAGATACCTTATATCCAATGCGTAAGGAGCTACTCGATAAACCATACCCCACTACACCCGGGATAGAAGGCTCAAATTCCAAGACCAGAAGACCTTTTGTAAGAGCAACTGTGCAAGCTACGACAAACAGACGCTCGCgctccaaagaaactgtgatcaACTCACCGTGGATTAAGAATGAAACTAACACAGTATCCTCGGTTGGTTCGGCAACAGATGCAGCAAGCTTAACCGTCAACGAAGGAGCTTCAGGAAGTCaggaaactgaaaataaaggaGCTGAACAAAGGGTGATGGACACGTGGTCTCAAAAACGGAAATTGTCTTTCAAGGAGAACATTGAAATGGAC ATTTTTTCCCCAGAAGAGGCCAAGAAACGttgttttaaacaaaaagttgaagTGCCATGTGTACAGGCAGTTGAATCTCCCTTGAGCAA CGTCTGTGATCAAGCCAAGTTCACTCCAGCCAAACTCAAAACGACTCAGTACGTTAAGGATGAAGACCTTGTACAACCATCTTGTGCAGTCATGTAA